One Corynebacterium yudongzhengii DNA window includes the following coding sequences:
- a CDS encoding universal stress protein yields the protein MYSYKTLVVGTDGSDTSLVAVRHAAAMARAFDATLVIVCAFYSNSGSLLNSPNRNVSTLPVVSDNRADEYLREAEAIAREEEVTDIKLERRSGTPVNALLAAVEDTSADAIVIGNKGMSSLTGRVFGNIPTEIARRSTCDVVLVQTEDK from the coding sequence ATGTACAGCTACAAGACCCTCGTGGTAGGCACCGACGGTTCCGATACCTCGCTCGTCGCCGTGCGGCACGCGGCCGCCATGGCCCGCGCCTTCGACGCGACACTGGTTATCGTGTGTGCCTTCTACAGCAACTCCGGCTCGCTGCTGAACTCCCCGAACCGGAACGTCTCCACCCTGCCGGTCGTCAGCGACAACCGCGCCGACGAGTACCTCCGCGAGGCCGAGGCCATCGCCCGCGAGGAAGAGGTCACCGACATCAAGCTCGAGCGCCGCTCCGGCACCCCGGTCAACGCCCTGCTCGCCGCGGTGGAGGACACCAGCGCGGACGCCATCGTCATCGGCAACAAGGGCATGTCGTCTTTGACCGGCCGCGTCTTCGGCAACATCCCGACCGAGATCGCTCGCCGCTCCACCTGCGACGTTGTCCTGGTCCAGACCGAGGACAAGTAA
- the uvrB gene encoding excinuclease ABC subunit UvrB encodes MAFAAERPVIPHSDFRPVGEVERTEGEFEVISEYEPAGDQPTAIAELDERLRNGEEDVVLLGATGTGKSATAAWLIEKQQRPTLVMAPNKTLAAQLANELRELLPNNAVEYFVSYYDYYQPEAYVAQTDTYIEKDSSINDDVERLRHSATSALLSRRDVVVVSSVSCIYGLGTPQSYLDRSLVLRIDEEIDRDRFLRLLVDIQYERNDYEFKRGSFRVKGDTVDIIPAYEEVAVRIEFFGDDIDALYYIHPLTGEVIRQVDEVRIFPATHYVADEHRMQQAINSIKEELEERLADLENRGKLLEAQRLRMRTEYDLEMIEQVGFCSGIENYSRHMDAREAGSAPATLVDYFPEDFLTIIDESHVTVPQIGGMFEGDMSRKRNLVEHGFRLPSALDNRPLTFEEFEERVGQTVYMSATPGDYELAAAGGEFVEQVIRPTGLVDPKVDVRPTEGQIDDLIDEIRTRTERDERVLVTTLTKRMAEDLTDYLLENGIKVRYLHSDIDTLERVELLRQLRLGEYDVLVGINLLREGLDLPEVSLVAILDADKEGFLRSTKSLIQTIGRAARNVSGAVVMYADSITESMQYAIDETERRREKQLAYNKEHGIDPTPLRKKIADILDQVYENTGDEQEAPTVHADAAVVDKPDTSTMAQDELQSYIDDLSNQMAEAARELKFELAGRLRDEIADLKKELRGVREAGI; translated from the coding sequence ATGGCATTTGCAGCTGAACGCCCGGTCATTCCGCACTCCGATTTCCGCCCCGTCGGCGAGGTCGAACGCACGGAGGGCGAGTTCGAGGTCATCAGTGAATACGAGCCCGCCGGCGACCAGCCGACCGCTATCGCGGAGCTCGACGAAAGGCTGCGCAACGGGGAAGAGGACGTCGTGCTCCTCGGTGCGACCGGTACGGGTAAGTCGGCGACGGCGGCGTGGCTCATCGAGAAGCAACAGCGCCCCACTCTCGTCATGGCGCCCAACAAGACGCTGGCCGCCCAGCTGGCCAACGAGCTGCGCGAACTCTTGCCGAACAACGCCGTCGAATACTTCGTCAGCTACTACGACTACTACCAACCCGAGGCCTACGTCGCGCAGACGGACACCTACATCGAGAAGGACTCCTCGATCAACGACGACGTCGAGCGCCTGCGCCACTCGGCGACCTCGGCGCTGCTCTCGCGCCGCGATGTCGTCGTGGTCTCCTCTGTCTCCTGCATCTACGGCCTGGGCACCCCGCAGTCCTACCTGGATCGCTCCCTGGTGTTGCGTATCGACGAAGAGATCGACCGCGACCGCTTCCTCCGCCTGCTCGTGGACATCCAGTACGAACGCAACGACTATGAGTTCAAGCGCGGCTCCTTCCGCGTCAAGGGCGATACCGTCGACATCATCCCCGCCTACGAAGAGGTCGCCGTGCGCATCGAGTTCTTCGGCGACGATATCGACGCGCTCTACTACATCCACCCCTTAACCGGTGAGGTCATCCGCCAAGTCGACGAGGTGCGCATCTTCCCGGCCACCCACTACGTCGCCGACGAGCATCGCATGCAGCAGGCGATCAACTCCATCAAAGAGGAACTCGAGGAGCGCCTGGCGGATCTCGAAAACCGCGGCAAGCTGCTCGAGGCACAGCGGTTGCGCATGCGCACGGAATATGACCTGGAGATGATCGAGCAGGTCGGTTTCTGCTCCGGCATCGAGAACTACTCGCGGCACATGGACGCGCGCGAGGCGGGCAGCGCGCCGGCCACGCTCGTCGATTACTTCCCGGAGGACTTCCTCACGATTATCGACGAGTCGCACGTCACCGTCCCCCAGATCGGCGGCATGTTCGAAGGTGATATGTCGCGCAAGCGCAACCTCGTTGAGCACGGCTTCCGCCTGCCCTCGGCGCTGGATAACCGGCCGCTGACCTTCGAGGAGTTCGAGGAGCGCGTCGGCCAGACCGTCTACATGTCCGCCACCCCCGGCGACTACGAGTTGGCGGCCGCCGGCGGCGAGTTCGTCGAGCAGGTCATCCGCCCCACCGGGCTGGTCGACCCCAAGGTCGACGTACGCCCCACCGAAGGCCAGATCGACGATCTTATCGACGAAATCCGCACCCGCACCGAGCGCGACGAGCGCGTGCTGGTCACCACCCTGACCAAACGAATGGCCGAGGACCTCACCGACTACCTGCTGGAAAACGGCATCAAGGTCCGCTACCTGCACTCGGATATCGACACCCTCGAGCGCGTCGAGCTTTTGCGCCAGCTGCGCCTGGGGGAGTACGACGTGCTCGTCGGCATCAACCTGCTGCGCGAGGGCCTCGACCTGCCGGAGGTCTCCTTAGTGGCCATCCTCGATGCCGACAAAGAAGGCTTCCTGCGCTCGACGAAGTCGCTCATCCAGACCATCGGCCGTGCCGCGCGTAACGTCTCCGGCGCGGTGGTCATGTACGCCGACAGCATCACCGAGTCGATGCAGTACGCCATCGACGAGACCGAGCGCCGCCGGGAGAAGCAGCTGGCCTACAATAAGGAACACGGCATCGACCCGACCCCGCTGCGCAAGAAGATCGCGGACATCTTAGACCAGGTCTACGAGAACACCGGAGACGAGCAGGAGGCGCCGACGGTGCATGCGGATGCGGCGGTCGTCGATAAGCCCGATACGTCCACCATGGCCCAGGATGAGCTGCAGTCCTACATCGACGATCTCTCCAACCAGATGGCGGAGGCCGCCCGCGAGCTGAAGTTCGAGTTGGCCGGTCGTCTGCGCGATGAGATCGCCGATTTGAAGAAGGAACTGCGGGGGGTGCGCGAAGCGGGAATCTAG